The Rhizoctonia solani chromosome 1, complete sequence sequence GTATCGAACCCATAAAACAAAACCATCAAGGACTTAGAGTAAGGGACATCACACCAGTCGAGGTGTCTCGTAAAccaaaagagaaaaaaaatcaGAGCGTAACGGAGTGATGTCTACTCAGAAACCGGAGCGACAGCGGGGGCAGGAGCAGCAACGGCACCGAGGTAGCGCTTGTGCATGCGTGAAGTCCAACCGGCGACGGCACTACGAGCATTGTGCTTGTTCGAACCAGAGGCGGGCTTGGCAGGATCAGCCTCGGAGCACCTCTTCTCTTCGTCTTTGGACTTGGTGTTGCCCGACTTGGGCTTGCTCGAACCGGAGTTAGGTTTGGTTGTGGTCGTCTCGTCATCATCGGAGGTGGAGTTGGCGCTTACAGTCCCTTTGACGGAACCGCCAGAAGCGAACTTGGCAACAGCAGGGCCGGGGAAGGGGTAGCTCTTGAGCTTGTTGAACACGTTGATGTGGATACCCTTGTCGTCGAGGAGTAAGCGCCAGGAAACTTGGCGGTCGAGACGCCGCTGAGGAAGTTAGAGCCTCCAGCACCATTCTTGACATTAAACTGGATACAGTTGCCGTAAAACTCGACACCGCCACGCTTATCAGCCAAGTGAAGGGCGATAATCTCACTGCGCATCAGATATTGTCCGCTGGGAATGTTCTTGGGGATCGTAACGCTATGCGCGCCACCAGTCGCTGAAAGACAATTCAGCAACATGTACATGTATAGTATATAAGATCATACTTACTGAGGTCAGCCTGACCCACTTGCCGTTGCTCTTCAAGCCATCTTGAGCAACCTTGAACCACTGAGCGTTGGCGGGGTTGAACTTGTCAGCGGTTTGACCCTCAGGAACCTTGGTCATGTAGGTCATAAGAGGGCCAAGATCGTGGTCCCAGGCGTCACCGGGATGGTCGTCCCAAGTCATCGTAATCTTGGAACCGGCATCA is a genomic window containing:
- a CDS encoding glycoside hydrolase family 61 protein, with product MLFSSVLSAMALAVSSVSAHGYIGVLTANGKSYKGPVAGGPKIKSPIRQISTTSPYKDVNGPGMTCGRDAKNAALIADVDAGSKITMTWDDHPGDAWDHDLGPLMTYMTKVPEGQTADKFNPANAQWFKVAQDGLKSNGKWVRLTSVTTGGAHSVTIPKNIPSGQYLMRSEIIALHLADKRGGVEFYGNCIQFNRRLDRQVSWRLLLDDKGIHINVFNKLKSYPFPGPAVAKFASGGSVKGTVSANSTSDDDETTTTKPNSGSSKPKSGNTKSKDEEKRCSEADPAKPASGSNKHNARSAVAGWTSRMHKRYLGAVAAPAPAVAPVSE